A single region of the Cucumis melo cultivar AY chromosome 3, USDA_Cmelo_AY_1.0, whole genome shotgun sequence genome encodes:
- the LOC103496560 gene encoding uncharacterized oxidoreductase At4g09670, translating into MADTIIRFGIIGAADIARKVSRAIALAPNATLSAIGSRSLEKASKFASDNGFSPHVKIYGSYEAVLDDPEIDAVYVPLPTSLHLRWAVLAAEKKKHLLLEKPVALNVAEFDKILEACEANGVQFMDGTMWMHNPRTAKMKEFLFDADKFGQLKAVNSVFSFAADADFLANDIRVKPDLDGLGALGDAGWYCIRSILFAANYELPKRVIALPNPVLNELGVILSCGCSLLWEDGKVATFHCSFLSNLTMDVTAIGTNGTLHLNDFIIPYVEKEAYFSTCSKSGFTELVTGWQPLPSKHIVPTDLPQEAHMVREFSHLVKEIKLNGAKPEEKWPTITRKTQLVLDAVKASLDGGFVPVELGH; encoded by the exons ATGGCCGACACAATCATCCGTTTCGGGATCATCGGCGCCGCCGACATTGCTCGGAAAGTTTCTCGAGCTATTGCCCTTGCTCCCAACGCCACTCTTTCCGCAATAGGCAGTCGTTCACTGGAAAAGGCCTCAAAATTTGCATCCGATAATGGCTTTAGTCCTCATGTCAAAATCTATGGTTCTTACGAAGCTGTACTCGATGACCCCGAAATCGACGCCGTCTATGTCCCTCTTCCGACTAGTCTTCACTTGCGCTGGGCCGTTCTCGCCGCCGAGAAGAAGAAGCACTTGCTCCTCGAGAAGCCTGTGGCTCTTAACGTAGCTGAGTTTGACAAGATTCTCGAAGCCTGTGAGGCCAATGGAGTTCAGTTCATGGATGGTACCATGTGGATGCACAACCCTCGTACGGCCAAGATGAAGGAATTTCTTTTTGATGCTGACAAATTTGGCCAGCTCAAAGCG GTAAACAGTGTTTTCTCTTTTGCTGCTGATGCTGACTTCTTAGCTAATGATATTCGCGTGAAACCCGACCTTGATGGTCTTGGTGCTTTAGGTGATGCCGGATGGTACTGTATTCGTTCAATCCTTTTTGCCGCCAACTACGAACTGCCTAAAAGAGTGATTGCCTTGCCTAATCCTGTTTTGAACGAATTGGGCGTGATTTTATCATGTGGATGCTCCCTTCTTTGGGAGGATGGAAAAGTAGCAACCTTCCATTGCTCTTTCTTGTCAAATTTGACCATGGATGTTACTGCCATAGGAACAAATGGGACATTACATCTTAATGATTTCATCATACCTTACGTAGAGAAAGAGGCCTATTTCTCCACCTGTTCAAAATCCGGGTTCACTGAACTCGTGACTGGTTGGCAACCTCTACCAAGCAAACATATCGTTCCTACTGATCTTCCTCAAGAGGCTCACATGGTGAGAGAATTTTCTCATTTGGTTAAAGAGATCAAATTAAATGGCGCCAAACCTGAGGAAAAATGGCCAACTATCACTCGAAAGACTCAGCTGGTGCTCGATGCTGTGAAGGCATCGCTCGATGGAGGATTCGTACCTGTTGAATTAGGACACTGA